The Takifugu rubripes chromosome 16, fTakRub1.2, whole genome shotgun sequence genome contains the following window.
GAAATGCGGAAGTCTTCTCTCTTCTTCGTGTATATCTGGATTTAGCTGAAGGTTTGTCGACCCCTAGCGGGTGATTTAAGAATTCTTAAATACGCTCGTCTTCGATAAGAAACTTGCAATTATACTTAGTTCAAGAGGTCTGAAACGACTCTTAAGGAAAAAACACGAGTGAAAAGAACATTTAATACTCATTTAAAATCTCTAAAGTTAGCATTATATGTGCAAAAAGAACCTCAGATCGGTTGAGAGCCCCATTATATCTCCTGCTGACCCCCCCGTGCTCAGCACACAGGTGAAGAGGACCGAGAAAGCTGCTGTTAATCGCATTAAACCACCCGAGAGAACACGACGTCATTAGCTTTGGAACGAAAGGGACGAGTCTGTCCTTCTCCGGCCTTTACGCAGAAAGAATGCCTCTTTTTATTAACCGCGACCAAATATTCGCGCATCAGGTGCACCTTCTGGAGCACAAACTGAGGGTGAGGATTTAGTCATTATTTTTGAGATAGGTTTGCGTTCTAAAAGAGGTTTTGCTTTCAGGGTAAAGAGGAGCGAATACTGGAGCTAGAGACGGAAAATGCTATTCTTCATTTAAGACTTGCAGAGGTGAGAACATCATTACTCCCTATTGTATTCTATAGTTTTTATTCTTCACTGTATCATTTAGTTCATACACCTATTTCTCTAATCTGAGCGTTGTACAGTTGAATATTGGTATTTGTTCCCACTCAAGTGTCGAGGAAAACTCCATCGGGACCATGAAGAGAAGACCAAGGCCATAAACTACCGTCCTCACCAGAGGAACGTGCAGAAGATAACGCAGGCAGCCTTTGCCAAACTCCTCCATCAGGTGCAGGTATGAGTGAAGTGGGACATTTGACCACCATTTCAGATGTGCATCCTCTCTTGGCGCGTCTGCACAGGCTGTGAAGCAGGACCTGAGTGAAGTCTTTGCAGCCTACTTGAGTTTTGCCACTGAGCTGGAGGATCAGAGCAAGAAGCTGCTGGAAAAGTTGGAGGAGGCCAGTTCTTTACACGGTCGCCACGGAGACGAGGCTCAGCGTAAGTACGAGTGAAACACCGTTAAAGAAACCCTTCTGGGGCCAGGACAGGTGGCTGAATGGAGCAGGATGGTGCAGGGTGAGTTTGAAAGCAGTCTAGGTTTCAAGAAAAGTAACTCAGCCTCAAAGGGAAGGTGAAAGCTGCCGTCCACTATAACATGGACGTTAAGTGCTTTATCATGTGTTTCTACGGTGACCTGCGTCCGCTCCTAATCCTCTCTGTGCAGTCCCACAGGTCAGCTGATCATCACAGCTACAGTGATCAGCTGACCGTTCTTGGAGTTTAATGTACACAGGGATTGTTTGACATACAGCAGCATTTAATTGGAAAGGTCTGGAGGAGTCTAGGGAGGTCTGGAGAGTGATTTAATGTGATGAAAAGCAAAGTTGAGGAGTTTCCGCTGCTCTCATATGGAGTTTTTGAGAATAATTTGTGTTTTTGGATTACAGATGTTTACAACTAATATCAGAAAACACGTTTCTGCTGTGAAAGCCTGTCATGATCTAAAACCTGACCTGAAATCTCTCATTTTTCCTGCGCAGAATTGCAAGCTAATGTTGCAGCTCTGGAGCGCTCTCTGGCGGACGAAAAGGAGAGGTGCAGcgcagagaggcagaggaggaaagagctCCACAACGCGCTGGTGGTGAGGACAGACTCCAGCCCACGAACATGTCCTTATATTAGACAGAAGTTACTCTCTTCTCTTTTACACCTTCTGCAGGAGTTGAGAGGGAACATCAGGGTTCACTGCAGGGTGCGTCCGGTTCTACCGTTTGATCATATCCAGTCTTCTTTCTTGGGATCCGGGTGAGGACATCACTAGAAACAAGATTTGTTTGATATCTAGAAAAAcatgcttttcctcctccaggccaGCATCCTCAGAGGAAGTGATCACAGCCATCAGCGACGTAAGACTGACGCGACCTCTGATTATACTCTGATAATGCTTCACTTTCCGGTGTCATTACTGTTGTTGATTCCAGGACACGGTGTTGGTAAACTGTGTCAAATCAGGAGTGCCAGTGCAGCACAAGATGTTTGAGTTTGAGAGGTAGAGATGAAATGAGCCGGGGCGCGTTTCCTCAATTTATTGGCGACGTTCTAATGCTGCTCCCTCCTTTCTTCCAGAGTTCATGGGCCGGATGATTCCCAGAACACAGTGTTCGAGGAAGTGAAGCCCCTCCTCACGTCTCTACTGGATGGGTGAGTATAAAAGGCCACAGTAACAGAAAACCCACTTATATACCCCCCCTGCATCCACCGCTAATAAGGAAAACACAGTTGTGAGTGTATAAAATCTAAAAGATACAAAGATTTTTCTTCTGTCGTGCAGTTATAATGTGTGTATCATGGCGTAcgggcagacaggaagtgggaagaCTCACACCATGATAGGAtcccagctgctggaggagctcacaGGGATACAACAGGAGACACAGCAGGGAATCATCCCCAAGGCCGCTGCTGAGCTCTTTCGGTCGGTTAAGAATCATTTCACTTTTGGCATTTACAGTGGAGAagtgtaaagtgtgtgtgtgtgtgtgtgtgtgtgtgtgtgtgtgtgtgtgtgtcgcaggCTCATCGATGAGAAGCCAGCAGACAGCCACAGTGTGGAGGTGTCAGTGATGGAGGTGCACAACAACGAGGTGTTCGACCTTTTAGCCGCAGACGGTGGCGGCCAGCGCCGGGACGTCATCACTACCTCCTCCGGTGCCAGCCAGGTCACGGCTCTCGTGCACGAGTGAGTGCACGAACGAATCTTCACGGCTATGGAGCCTAAAGCAGATTGGGTTCTCCGGAACCCCAGCTCAGTTCTCCAACTGGAGCTAAATCAACCCCAGCACAGGGCCGCGTGGTCAGAATCAGAACCTCTCCTGTAGATGGCGTCTGTTTGTGCAGGCCCGTGTGCGGCGCCGCTGAGGTCATGCGGATTATCGACAGGGTGTTGACGCTCAGAGCTCGCTGTCCCACAATGATCCACGCCGACTCCTCACGATCTCACCTCATCGTCACGCTCACCATTTCCTCCAAGAGCCCCAACGCAGCGGCTCtgggtgagacacacacacacacacacacacacacacacacacgcctgacAACCCAAATCTGTCTCCGTCCAGCCCGCAGGCTGCAGATTGCCAAAAAGGACATGCAGCGCTCCACCAAAAAGCAGTGGTGGAGTCCGCGCTGTCGCCGCGCCAACCCTCACGCCTGCCACTCATTTGATGAGCCGGGtgcaagctccgcctcctcgccTTCGCCGTCGCCTTGCCATTCTCCGTGTCCGTCGCCCAGCCCCAGGGCCGCGCAGGCTGTGTTCAGGACcaagctgcagctggtggaccTGGCGGGGAGCGAGTGTGTCGGTGAGACAGCGCCACTCAGTTGTCGCTCTCAGAGCTCGAATGCAGAAAAAGTGCACGTAAAGGTGCACGTGTTTGTTTCAGGTATGTCTGGAGTGTCGGGCGCAGCGCTGTGGGAGGTGTCCTGCATAAACCGCAGCCTCTCGGCGCTCTCTGACGTCCTGGGAGCTCTGGCCGAGCAGAGGCCACACGTTCCCTACAGGAACAGCAAACTCACTCATCTGCTGCAGGACGCCATAGGTGATGCCCtggcacgcacacgcacacacgtgcacacgcacttCACACATTTATGTTTGCATGCAGATGTGATGAGAAATGACTTCAGTACAAggaaaggtcaggaggtcaaaGGGTTATAACGTTTCCATTAAATGTCTATTAACGCCTTTTGACATTTTTCTCCACTAGGGGGCGACGCtaaactgctgctgatgttgtgcGTGTCTCCCACGCAGCGTTTCGTCGCTGAGTCTCTCCAGTCCCTGGGTTTAGGGACCCGGGCCCGTCAGGTCCAGAAAGAGCTCCCCCGGCAGAAGAGCAACACTCTCAGGGTGAAGTGACCTGTTCTCAGCCTTAAACTGTTCTCCTAACAAGAGCTGTCAACCATCACCTGCTCATACAATAACCAAGTTCAAATGTAGCTTTTACTCTTACCTACTGTATATTGCACATATACTTTGTTAGAAACATAGATTTAAATACTTGCAGTTGTTACAAGGACTTTAAGATACTTGAATGTAAATCTGATTATAAAGCTGCTTCATTTTGAAATTAAAGTTGCCCAAACAGAACAGGATGCCGAATGTAACACTGACAGGAGTGTTCGTGCTGTTGTAACGCCCAATGGAGCCAAACGCACCCGCCGTCTGCAGAATTAagcttttaaaacacacacaagcaggaaAAGGGCTGTAAAAATACAGACTAGGCCCAACACGTGCATGATGTGTTCATGGACAAAATACAATCAGTTCCTAAACAGGGACGAATTAAGGGGgcggcggggggtgggggggtgctcagAAGTCCTTTAAATCTGACACGAAACTAGAGTTTTATTATGGATCCAAAGCTGACTGGATTCATTGTGGCTCTAAGATTTAAATTAGAAACATGGCGGTTAATGAGCAGCAACAAAGTCCTCTTGGTGACGCTGCCATCCTAAAATAATCCCACATGACTTGATCTCTGGAATAATGACGGTCGAGATCCTTCTCAACCGCTCTGATCGATCAGCTCGTTGCCGTGGCTACAGAAGAGACTCGGCTCTACAGCATACATCATCATTTAGGGTTGAAACGATAGATTTTAATTAATTCAAGCAAACTGTTACAGTCAACAGTTACATAAGTTACATGTTTTACAATattcttcacttttttttttttttttttaaaccagggTTTCTGTTCCTCCCcccaaaacaaagaaacaaaacataGAAACAGCAAATCCATACAAGCGCAGGCAAGTAAGTAGTAACAGCACGGTACATTCATCAACTCAACGATACGTCTTTGTACGAACAGTAAGGCAAGTAGAAGAACGAACAGACGAACAGACGCACAAGAATGGCGGACATTTTCTGTGAAATGAGCCAAACAAAGGCGGAACGTGTCCTTCGGTTCCAGGCCTGGAAAGGCAACGTTGCGCGGTTTAGTTTCTCTGAACAACGGTTGCTGCCATAGAACCAAAACGAGGTAAGGCTTCTCGTTAGAGGGCAGTAAAGGGAGAAGCTGCCTTCAGTGGTGTCGGTGGTTTGGGCTCCGAGTGAGGGAGGTGGGAACAGTCGGGGCGACCTGGGGAAACTGAAAATGGCAGCTTAgacctcagcgtctctggtgtGAGCAAAACAAACCCAGAACACAAAAATAGGCTCAATCTCTGGTCAGACACGTATTAAGTTGCCAATACATCcgtctgcttccttttcttcacGCACCCAACGACACAGGACATACAACAATCTTGTTCAGTCCTGAAAACAGCAGGAGGTCTCACACAGTTCACATGGTGGTGGACAACACGGCCCGTTCAAACCTCAACAGTCAgaataaagttaaataaaaagatAGTAAAATGAAACGCATGTGTTCAATACCACGTtcggccactaggtggcaaaAGCAGAAAGTAAATCAAAGATAAACGCAACAtgcattcctttttaaaattcttttttctcctttctgcaCGTCGATGCACATGAGTAAAATGAGTggctcttcaaaataaaacaaaaaatgacCTTCATGTATAATAATAACGAATAACAGGGGGGGGTCAACAAGCTCACGTAGCAGTGCAGGAACGATTGAATGCAAGAACTTCTACTGGAGACACTAGAAACACGCGCACGGACGACATGGAGATACTCCTCCGAACACAAACCACAAACAGACAGACTTCTGATGGGGTAAAAAAGCCTGACAGGAAAACTGGGAGGAGTCTTAGATGAGCAGGGGGTGGAATTTTGGATGGGGGCACCTGAAGATATTTGTCCTCTTTTGCTAgcgctgcttctctctctctctcctttcaccTCATCACTCCATCCAGTCTCCCTCATCGAACTCGGACTCATCCTCGGAGTCGGAGTACTCCACGGCGATGCGGCGCGACAGGATGGTGGCCACGTCGTTGCCCACGCGCTCGTGTTTGGCCTCCTgctcccgctgctcctccactttCCGCAGCTGAATGCCTGAAGGGGGCAGAAGGAGACAAGAGTGTCCGTTAACGGGACAATTTGGGACACTTTGGAACTGAAATGATGTATTCTTTTGACTGGATTTGGCATTTTCCCACCTTTTCTGATGGCTTCCAACAGGACGCTGCGTGCGTCGCTGATGGGCGGCAGATTGGCTGGGTGGTGCCTCTTTGTCCCCATGTCGTGAtgcgtgtggggggggcggcgaGGCCATGGCTCCTGCTGAGGGGAAGGCTGGCACAGGCGGCGGGCccgagggacagggagaggaggtcCGTGCACCGGCGAGaggcaggggagggggaggtgggggaggaggcaggACAGTGCCATCTGACTGGCCCATGGGCTGCCCTCTTTCCAGGACCTGTTGGAGACGAGCCGGGGAGGACGAGGGAAGGGGCGGAGCCACcggagggggggcagggtggaGCACCCCTGGGGCAATCTGGAGGGGAGCTGGGGCCGGCGGGATGgctgggtgctgctgctgctgggtggggAGTGGAGGAATAGGTGGGGGGGTTCCCCGCAGGCTGCTGGAAGGtaacggcggcggcggaggggggagagggggaggcggcggcggcggggtgTTGGAGTTGAGGCCCGCCGTCCGGGCTGGGGACTGGGGTCTGCTGTCGGAAAAACCCGAAccggagctggaggaagaaacaggatgaggagaaggattAGAGAACAATgttaaatgccccccccccccccccaaaaaaaagagtccACAAACTGAAGAACACAGAGTTTATGAGTAAAGAAGAAGGCTGCAAAAATCGATGAGCAACCAGATCTGTGCGGAGCCGCAGGCGAAGTTACAACCCCTCAGTTACAAACACAGGAGAAGCAGAGCGGCTCAGACCCAGCCCATAATACCCTCCTcgctacccccccccacccccccccccccccccccaccccaacttCCTCTTTTTGAGTCAGTGATAGTGCACGAAACAGCCACCTTTCCTGCTATTTCCTgcgcctcctctgcctcctcctgcagacccAAAGGCAAACAGACGAGTGTTTCCCACCTGATCACGGACGGGGGTTTGATCTCTCCCAGCGGGTGCATGAGGGGGGGCGGAGGCGGGGGGTCGTTGGGCCTGGAGTACATTCTGTCCCCCGAGCGGCTCAGCAGCTCGTTCATCTGGCTGTAGGGCAGCGCCGCCAGCGAGAAGGGCCCGTCCAAATGCTCCATGTACAGCTGAGCCCTGAGCGGAGAGACAGGTTTGTTCTCACCTCCCCGTTAGGCTACAGCGCCACATTTATCCGGACCCGTGCGCCCGGCCCGCACACCATCACCCAGGCCCACTGAAACCCAGCCTTCATTTCTGCTCTGGGAGGAATCCTGGGAGTTCATTCTAATGTTGATAGTGTGTCGTTAAGATGGAATATGTGTCAAGAAATTTGATCCATTTGATGAGCAAACATTAATCTAGGTTTCTGATTAATCCCAGCGAATGGCAGCGGCCTGTGTGAACATCACCCTGAACAGTCGCTGCTGGGCAGACTCGAGCCTCTCTCCGTTCCTgccaggatgtgtgtgtttgtgtgggggtcTCACCGCTCCTCACACACCTATTGTCGTGGTACGCTGCAGATCCGTTGGCCTCTCTGTGTTGGTCATCCTGCATGTCCTGGGCGAGCTCTGCCCCCAGCGCCAACTTCTGCCACTCCTTCTTACGATCATGAGGTGCTCGCGGGACCTTCTCGGGCTCCTGAGGGCGGTCTATTGCCTTTAGCTTCGTTGTGTATTTATtggggggatggagagaggaggagagaaaggcagACAGGTGAGTTACAGATAAACAAACCAGATGTATTATGTAACAGAACAAAACACACGTTCAcacgaaaacacacacacaaacacacaaacttgtactgCTATTTTTGTAGGACTTTCACCAACATATTACTAACCccaaccatcacaactaaataCCCGACTTTATGTCCTCCTTCCCCAAAAGGGTCCTTGCTGTGTGAGTAAACTGCATATTGTGGCTCTTAATAGTCCTGGGGCTTTTACGGGCATAACGCCCCAGCTCCATACGTTAACACTGATCCAACCACTTACATTAACTAACCGCAATTGTTATCTTAACCTTAACCTTTGAAAAATGTCCTAGCAAGGTTTAGTCCTTACTGTGTAGCacgtacaaaaacacacacacccacacacacacgtcacctcCCTTTAAACTCTTCAATTTGTCTTTTACATAGCAGCTACTGTCACATATATATTTGTAACACTTTTAGACTTTTCAGATTTTAAAGATGAAcaaagaagggttttttttcccaagtttAGGAAAGGCTGCAGAAGTTAGGGGACCAGGGAGCGCTCGCTGACTGACGCTGAATAATTCAGACGATCGAATGGGCGAAATACAGGCGCAAAATAGCACTgaagtgacatttaaaaaaaaggtttatacATATTTCATCAATGAGAACAGCACTCCCTGCCTCCCAGACTTCAAAACATCCATTAACACacgagcgcgcacacacacacgcgcacacacacaaacacagatgtgaaGAAATGTAGCTGCAGTAGCAGTAGTCACACAGTGTTTTGAAATATTGGCTGTATTTTCACATACCTGCCCTGGAAGGTCTAAGTACCTATAGACCTGTTCATGCATGCGGGGGTCCTGCAACtataagaacaaaaacaaaaaccacaagaGAAGCACCGAGGGTGAGGGGATCAGGGCTTCAAATAAATCCACATGGCACATGATGCTCACAGTCAacaggagcaaaaaaaaaagagagagagaaaaggggggacaaaaaagaaagagagaaagagaagcaaGGAAAAATGCtgttaaacataaaaacacaacacacagctcTGGGGAAATAACAATGCACACACGGGTCAatgcgcgcacgcgcacgcacacacacacacacacacacacacacacacacacacacacacacagacgcaggaAAATAACTGAGGTTCAGAGCAAACGGATAAAAAGGGCCGAtgtagaaagagagagagcccACTGGAACGGGGGAGGACAATGGTTGGAGGGCAGATCATAGTGAAGAGTGACATGCAAGCAAACACTCGTGCACACACGGAGCAGAACACAAACACTAAACTGCACTGTCCTCAGTTAGCTGGGCAACACTTTAATTACCGGAACACTTTAACTTCAAATAGGCAGGTTTATTTGCCCTCTTAAATCCTAGAAGCTGTTTGCACCATGAAACAAAGAGGATGTGTGTGATACGACGCATCCCTACACACACGCAACATTCCTCTGGTGGCGTTCTGAGGCTAATTCTAGTGGCAGAACGCTCCACGATTAAgtgacaggtggaggagagctAGGCAGGAAATGAACAGTGGACGATGGCGTTTCTGCCCGTCTATCGCTGACGAGGGAAAAGAAATCTTAATGATTCGGATTTCATGTCTCACAGCTCATTACCTTGGaaagctgaaacacacactcgcagtaACGTGCACTTAACAGCCACCTCCTCTCCAGCTGCACGCTAACATACAGTCagcacagactgacagacagaatcATCATTTGTTCCTAACATGACAGCTTTTGCGGAACTAGAAGGTCACTGACGCTCCGATGTCACCATCTTCAGATTTAAGTTTTGGATGGAtgttcgtgcgtgtgtgtgtgtgtgtgcgtgtgcgtgtgtgtgccagtACAAATGCAGCTAATCAAGGCGCTGCTGCTACCTGGGCATCTCTCATCTGAATGGAGCCGCAGTGTTAGAGAAAAGTGTTTCAGAGTTACAGTGCAAAgcctgagctgtgtgtgtgtgtgtgtgtgtgtgtgtgtgtgtttatgttatgTACTGAGGCTACTCTTGTATACAGCAGTGCAACATGAGGGACTGTTCATTTTGAAAGTCCCCGCAGACGTGTGGGTAAATAAATGTACTCCAGAGCAGCGGCCTCCCGGGATATGATGGTTGTTGGGCTTGTACTATAATTTACCTGATTTCTTTTTGACaaatcttaaaaaaagaatcagtgTTTTTTGTAGTGAAATCAATGCTGGGCAGTGTTTGACTGCAAATGTTGTTACACTTACAAGTATTTACGCTGAAATAACAAAGACCGCAAACACATGGATCTGTTGCATTTTACATAACTGCACATCATCTTTCATCTGAAAGTGTCTCTAGTCTGGACGGTCAAAGGACACTACTGAGCATGCAGATGTAAGAAAAGCAGGTAGGAAAcattggtttttttaaaatcatttagtGGACACTGCCCTTTCTAGTTGTGGCTCCGCCACAGGAGCTAGGCAGTATTGTCTTTAATTAGCTCAAATACCTACTTTAACAGGAAGTACAAATATTTAAACTACAGAAATATATAAAACTAAACATTTATTAAATAGAATGTGGTTTTCCTACTGGTCATGCAGAACAGAAACCCCCAGTGGTTAAGAGAATAGAAGATGCatatttgtttcatttaataTTGAAATCATGCTGACTTTTTTTGATAGATCAACTTTTTCTGGCACTCAGACAAGCAATAAAACCTGGACACACACCCAGAGCAGATCAATAGATTAGAGAGCTGGTGAGGATGGGGGGAAGGTTAAAGGGTCGTTAGTAACGGGGTGAAGCTGTGGAGCTCATTCTTCTCAAACCCGAGGGTAAGTGGAGGAAGTGAGGGCTGCAGGCTTCCCCGTGTGGCACAGATGCTCTTGTGAagggagtgggagaggaaggaaggtcTTACCTCTTTGGGGgtgaggaagggaggaggggagaggattCTTACAAGGCCATTGGGACACACATAAGGTATTTCCAGCTGCGCAGAATTGGACCAAGAGTCAGACAAAAAAGGAGAATCATCAAGCACAGGCTGGGAGCAGTTCCTGGACCTTTTTACCCCGACACAATGTGTCACCCACAAATGGAGCACCGGGCCCAAGGAGAGCAAACAAACCCTCGACCTGCGTGTTTGCAACATGGCCTCGTGGGAAAGCAGCATCACCTTTCGTTAAAAGAAATATGGTAAAATCTAA
Protein-coding sequences here:
- the kif25 gene encoding kinesin-like protein KIF25, which codes for MPLFINRDQIFAHQVHLLEHKLRGKEERILELETENAILHLRLAECRGKLHRDHEEKTKAINYRPHQRNVQKITQAAFAKLLHQVQAVKQDLSEVFAAYLSFATELEDQSKKLLEKLEEASSLHGRHGDEAQQLQANVAALERSLADEKERCSAERQRRKELHNALVELRGNIRVHCRVRPVLPFDHIQSSFLGSGPASSEEVITAISDDTVLVNCVKSGVPVQHKMFEFERVHGPDDSQNTVFEEVKPLLTSLLDGYNVCIMAYGQTGSGKTHTMIGSQLLEELTGIQQETQQGIIPKAAAELFRLIDEKPADSHSVEVSVMEVHNNEVFDLLAADGGGQRRDVITTSSGASQVTALVHEPVCGAAEVMRIIDRVLTLRARCPTMIHADSSRSHLIVTLTISSKSPNAAALARRLQIAKKDMQRSTKKQWWSPRCRRANPHACHSFDEPGASSASSPSPSPCHSPCPSPSPRAAQAVFRTKLQLVDLAGSECVGMSGVSGAALWEVSCINRSLSALSDVLGALAEQRPHVPYRNSKLTHLLQDAIGGDAKLLLMLCVSPTQRFVAESLQSLGLGTRARQVQKELPRQKSNTLRVK
- the wasf1 gene encoding LOW QUALITY PROTEIN: wiskott-Aldrich syndrome protein family member 1 (The sequence of the model RefSeq protein was modified relative to this genomic sequence to represent the inferred CDS: deleted 1 base in 1 codon); its protein translation is MPLVKRTIEPRHLCHTVLPRNIKNELECVTNISLANVIRQLSSLSKYAEDLFGELFNEAHTFSFRVNALQERVDRLSISVTQLDPKEEELSLQDITMRKAFRSSTIQDQQLFDRTSLPIPMQETFQTCEEPPPLNILTPYRDDGKEGLKFYTNPSYFFDLWREKMLQDTEDKRKERRKQKLEIPYVCPNGLVRILSPPPFLTPKELQDPRMHEQVYRYLDLPGQLKAIDRPQEPEKVPRAPHDRKKEWQKLALGAELAQDMQDDQHREANGSAAYHDNRAQLYMEHLDGPFSLAALPYSQMNELLSRSGDRMYSRPNDPPPPPPLMHPLGEIKPPSVISSGSGFSDSRPQSPARTAGLNSNTPPPPPPPLPPPPPPLPSSSLRGTPPPIPPLPTQQQQHPAIPPAPAPLQIAPGVLHPAPPPVAPPLPSSSPARLQQVLERGQPMGQSDGTVLPPPPPPPPLPLAGARTSSPCPSGPPPVPAFPSAGAMASPPPPHASRHGDKRHHPANLPPISDARSVLLEAIRKGIQLRKVEEQREQEAKHERVGNDVATILSRRIAVEYSDSEDESEFDEGDWME